In Gemmatimonadaceae bacterium, the genomic window AGTTTGGCGGACGCGTGAGCGTGTGGTTCTGAATCCCGTATCGAGTTCAACCATAAAACGGTTATACCGACACATCTCCCAGTCCGTCTACCGCTGGAATGCGAAGTTCACGCACGGCCGCCGAAACGGTTTCAGCCCACCCATGTCCACCAACGATTCAGCGAACGCTGCGCGGATAGGCAGGCATGAAGGACGTACGTGAGGACGCTGCTGCAGTGTTAAAGGCTAGTCGCCAGCCGCCCGCACGCGGTTAAGCTGCTCCAGAGAAACGGTTGCAAATATGGGATCGTTTTCGGCGATAGGATCCGAGAGACATACTTCTGCGACGTACTTGATGGCCAGATCTGCACCGGCGACATCGAAGACGAGATCAACAGCCGCTCCATCCGCTCGATAAGCGCGAAATGAAGCGCGCCCGGCCGTCGCCAAGCGCTCCAAATAGGCTCCGGCGTCAAAGAGCACAACGTGCTCTTCCCAGTACGTCCACGCTGATTCTTTGAGGGGCTCGGCGTCGAATGAAAAGTCCAAGCGGCGCTTGTCAAAGTTGCCCCCAAATGGAGGCGATGTAAGGACGTCGATGTAGATGGAGTTCGGCCCAGCATTGTCACACTTGATGACAAACGAACTGCTTCCGTTCCGGGTTACGGCAACTGCACGAAGACCGTCCGGCCCGTTAATCGTCCTCATAATCCAACGGCTCGACGGGTCGCCGATCTCCGTATTGACCTGTGACATCAACCCTCAGCGGATGAAGGAGATATCGACGTAACACTTTCCACCGTATCCCGTGCCGCACCTCGTGCCGTTCAAGGCATCATGTGTGATGCGGAGTCGCCTCTTCCCGATTCGCGTGAGGCCCCACGCGGAGCAACCTTCAGTACGATTAATTACTGCCGATGTGATGTCACCGACGCAGTCGAAGTAGGCGTTAGTCGGATTACATGCAGCCCCCGAGCAGGGGATACTAATGACAGCGTACTCCTCGCCAGCGGACTTGCCGTCTCGTGCTTCGGAACTGTCCTTTAAGGTTCTCTGAAGCGCAGCCGCCAGCTGTGAAATCGTGACGACCTCTGGGCGGGCCGAGTCTAGCTCCATCCGCGCGTATGTGTTTGATCGACCGCCTCCCTGCATATTGCCGATGAGGCGAAAGTCCTTCACAATTGAAGAGGGAACGGCAATCTCATCACCAGTGCACAGCGTCACTACGTGAAAGTCACGCGTGACTTCGTTGACCGCGACGACAAACACCGGGTCGACCTGCTCGCGGCTAAGAATGGAGGCGACCTGATTGTAGTAGTTGCTTTCTGAAGCGGAGCGGCCCTCACCGCATTGCTCATCGCACGCCATCTCAGCCAACATTCTCCCTTCAGTGTGATTGCTTGCGGTAACTTTCACGTCTTTGCCAGACGCGTTGCCGCAGGTGCACCCGTAGGTGTACTCCCACACTCCGAAACCGGAGGGAACTCGACTCTTGAACACGACGCTTGCCATCGGATCCTCTAACTTTGAAGTTTAAAGGCATTGTGCGAGATTCCCTGAATTGCTGACATTATATATTGCGCAAAGCGACCGCAAGTAAGCGCGAGTATAGTGGCCGAGGCGCTCCGAAAAGAGCCTGAAGTCGTCACGGCGGTGAGCGCTGGCCAAGTGGCTTGTCATCACGTTCAAGACCAGCATCGATCACGCGAGTCGGCTGGTAGTGCACAGCCGGACGGCTTGGCATCGTCCAGGACCGGCAGCGAACCAGACCGCGCCTCGCACGCGCATCCGTGAGATCGCGCATGCCCGACCGCGCTATGGCGCGACCGGGGTCGGCATCCTGCAGCGACGCGAAGGGGGGGGGCAGGTCAACAAGAAGCGCACTCACCGCCTGTATTCCTCGGAAGGCCTGCAGGGTGCGGTTGCGGGTCAAGCGTCAGGCACCGCGGTCCAGCCCCGATCCCGAGCGGCTGCGGGCAGTACCGGGGCATGGATTTCGTCGTTGACGAGCTGATCGATGGACGCGCCTTAAGGGCGCTCTCCGTTTTCCCAGGCACTGCGTGCGACGTCAGGCGCGGGCACCGGGGGCGGAAATCCATGAGGCCCATCGCGATTGACAGCCGAGTCACGATGCGGGATCGGGAGGCGGCTGCTGCGTTAGCGGGCGCGTGAGCGCGTGGTTCCGAATCCCGTATCGAGCTCAACCATAAAACGGTTATACCGACACATCTCCCAGAGCTGCTGCCCATGGAATGTGAAGTTCTCGCAGGTGCTGGCGGAGGATTCGCCGTTCCGGGCGCGGGAGTTTCTTGCGGGGAAGGACGCGGTGACGCTGGCGACGGACATCCTCAGATTGGATCAGGAGCAGTTCAGCGCGGCGTTCCGGAAGTCGCCGATGAAGCGGGCGAAGCTGCGGGGACTGCAGCGGAATGCAGAAATCGTGTTGGACAACATGGTTCCGTGAAATCCGTTGAACTGACAGAGCTCGACCGAGGTGTGTCGATCGCAGCAGATGAGCGCCATGATCGGTGTCTGACGCGGGTTGTATTCGGTGCTCCGGCAGCGTTCCGAGCACCTCATCACCACGAGTCGGACCGAACGCGGAAGGCACACGCAGACTCTCAGACGCCGCTCGTCGATACGATCACACTCCTGTCGGATCTCCAGCGAATTCCGAGCGCGCGCGTGCCACGCGTGCAACTGCCTGCAGGCGCGTGCCTTCACCACTCGTCACCCAACGCGGTGCCGGTAGGCCGCTGACTTTTGGGATCAGAATTTGCACGGATCGTGCACGAGCATGACATTCACACCGTCAGCGGTCGTGGTGTCACCGGCTCCCACTGACATGGCGGGTATTCCAGACCAGATCTGCGTCCCACAACCTGAGGCTCTCTCATGAGTTCACTTGACCGATCGCTTGCCGGTGCTCCGCTCCGGTTTGACCTCCCCGACGAGTGTGCACGCGTTCGCGATCCGGAGTCCTGCGCAGCAGGCGGCCGCGCTGCGCGCACTCTGATAAAGGAAGGGTCGCTACGGATGACGCTGATCGCGCTCGGCGCTGGCGGCGGCATGCCGGAGCACCACGCCGACGGGCCGATCGGCATTCACGTGCTCGAAGGCAGCATCCGCCTGCAGGTCGGCGAGGACGAGTATCTGCTCGACACCGGCGCCCTGCTCAGTCTTCCGAAGTCGGTGGTACACAGTGTGTCGTCGGCCGAAGGCGCGTCGTTCCTCCTGACCGTTGCATTGCCCGTTCCGGTGGGCTGACGCCATGTACACGTTGGTCCGACGCTTCATCAAGACCGGTATCGCCTTCCTGTTCGTCGGCCTCGCGATCGGCGCTTGGATGGAGGTGCAGAGGGATCTGCTGCACGTATGGCCGAGTGCCTATCTCAAGTCAGCGCACATCCATGCACTGCTGATGGGTTTCGTGATGTTCCTGATCCTTGGCGTGGCACTGTGGCTGTTCCCACGCCCTGCCCAGGACGATCATCGCTACGCGCCCGCTCGGATCGCTGCAGCCTATTGGGTGCTCGTCATTGCGACGGCGACGCGCGTTTTCGGAGAGCTCGCACTCGCCAACAGCAAGTCGCAATGGGGCGAGTGGATGGCGATTGCCGGAGGGTTCGGCCAGGTGCTTGGACTCGCCATCTACTTCTGGTCAATGTGGGGGCGGATCCGGCCCACGGGCAGCCAGATACGCGAGGCCCGCGGCGAGCGGTTCTGAGCGCTGCGACACTTCTGATGTGACCTGCCGGCGTATGGCCGATGCTTGATGCCAGCGGCTGCCGTCCATGCCTCGGCGTCGCCGAGCAATCTCGCGAACGACGACCCGCTCGGCGTTCAGAACGTGAACGCACTCCCCACAAATGACCAACGTTCCGTCCGAGCACCAGCAGCCGTCCCGGTCAGGAAGGCACCGGGGCGTAAGACCGCTCCACCGGCAATCGCAACGAGATGACGAGTGACGCGCCAACTTCCTGTGAGGTCAACTTCGTCGGCCACGTGCCGCGCGGTGGATCCGTCAGCTGCTCGGAACACGGTGTTCTGCTTCGTCCAGGCACCATCCTCGAGCGAAAGGCGCGCGAAGTGATATGCGGCGCCGCGCAGTGAGAGCGTGCGCAGGGGCGCCCACGTGCCGATGAGATGCACTTCCCGCATGTTGGTGCGACCAATCACATCGGCATACCCGCCATGCGCATGCGCCGCAGGGTAGAGCGTGACGAAGCCTTCGCGGACGGTAGGGGAACTGGATCGTTCGCCACTCGCTTCCTCCACTCCCAGCGCCAGCGACGGTACACCGTGCACTCGGCGCCACTCCACCGAGAATTCCGCGACCCAGAACCATGCGCGCAACGGGTTTATGCCTGAGCTGCCTCGCTGGATGGCGCTTTCCAGCTCAAGCGAATACTGATGCCGTCCACTGGTATCGCTCGCACGCCACACCGTCCGCCCCCCGACGGTCACTCGCTTCGTGGCACTGGCCGGGGCGCGCAACCGCTGCTCGATCACATACCCCTGCCACACGGCAGGTAGCCCCCGAGCGAGCGGTACGGCGCTGGCCGAACTGCCGACCGACACCATGTGAACCCGCGCCGCGGTGTCGGCACGATTCTTCAGTATCTGTCGCACCACCACTGGACGCACGTCGAGCAGTTCGAGCGTGAGTGCCCCCCTCGTGAGCTGCAGGTGCGTACCCTGCGATCCGCGCCGTGTGTTCGCCCAGTCAGGGACGCCGAACATCCGCTCGCGATTGATGGCGATCTCCTGACGCCCCAGACGGAGAAATGACGGTCCATACCCCACCTCACCGAACAGATTCTGCACATCGTGCCTGTCCTTGTCGGAGGGGCCCGCCCCGCCGGGTAACGTACGCCCGTAGCTCTGCGCGTCACGCCCCTCCACGAACGCCCGTGCACGCAGACCATTGCCTCGCCCCACCCGGAGGTCAGCACTCACGAGCAAACGCGACTGCGAATGATCGTCGTCCAGATCGCGCAGCGTGAATCCGCGAACGAATTCCTCGCGCCATCGCACTTGTCCACCCAGCGTGAGCGTGAGCGCCCCGCCTGGAGTGACAGGCATTGCCTTGATGGCGTCGCCCACGCCGCGGCTTCGGGTCACCTCCGTCCAGTCCTCGTCGAATCGTAGATTGCGAAAGTCGGGATGCGCATGGCGTGGCGCAGCAGGTGCGGTGCGCTCGTTCGAATCCGAGCGGGCGGGAGGCTGAGCCATGGCGGACGAAGCGCATAGCAGTGCGAGCGCAGTCCCGCAGCGGAGCGCCAACCGAATCAGCCGCAGACCGACACGCGTCCGCTGGGCCTGCAGCACCGCGACGCATGCATGTACCAGACGGGAGGTCGGGTGCATGATCACCGTTGCGGTACGCGGTCTGCAGGGCTGGGCAGCATTGCACGCATGACCGCGCCGACCAACGCCGGCCGGTCCACCGGAACGCGCTCGGTCTGGAAGATGCGCACCCCATGGGGATCGAGCACGCTGATGATATTCGAATGCTCGAAGTCTCCAGTCGGCAGGGCGCGATAGCGCACGCCGAGCAGGACGGCCAACTGGCGCACGTCAGCGGCCGAAGCGCGCATGGCCAGCCATCGTTCGTCGAGTGCCATCTTAGCCACATATGCACGCAGCGCGGCCGTTGAATCACGGGCGGGATCGAACGACGCCAGCACGAATCGCACCCGACCACGCGTCGCGGGCGGCAGTGCGCGCTGCACGGCAAGCATCTCGTTGGTGAGCAGCGGGCACGTCATGGTGCACGACGTGTAGACCATGGCCAGCACGACGACGTCCCCCCGCAGGTCGCGAAGCGGCATGGTCACACCACGCTCCGTCGTCCACATGGCATCAAGAGCGTACAGCGAGCCCGGCACCGGAGTCGAGCCGCGATCTCGTCTGGCTGATTGCTGAGCCCACACCGGCCGCACGAGCACGGCGAAGATCAGCGTGAGCAGCACCCGAGCTATTCGACCACTGCGGTGGAGAGTCACCATTGCTCCTGACGTGGTCGTGAACTGTCGCGTGCCACGCGGAAACCAAGCGTGGAGAGCGTATACGATCCGTGCAGGCTCCCACGCACCGCATACCGCATGAAGGCCGCATAATTCGACGGGTCGGTCGAGAAGGCAGCACCACCCGCGCAGAAGAGGCCAGCCTCACCACCGCCGGCGCCGCCGCGCGATTCACCGCTCGCAACCACCCCGTTGAAGTCGTCCACCCACTCCCACACTACCCCGTGCAGGTCGGTGATGCCGTCATCACTGATCATGCCACCACCCACGGCAGGGAGCGGCGCCTGCGCGACTCCATTGAGCGCCAGCACGCGGGTGTTGAGTTGCTGCAGGCGAGGGCCCACAGCGTGCCGGAAACGGCCGGCCGCCAGTTCCCACTCCGCCATCGTCGGCAAGCGCGCGTCGGCCCACGCAGCGAACGCCGACGCAGCAAACCATGACACGTTGACCACCGGCGCGTCCGGCCGGACGTGCCCGCCGAGGATCAGGTCACCGGACCAGTGGCGAAGGTACGAGGCATCAGCGACGATCGAATTCACGCGGGAGCGGCGCCACTGCGGCTTCTCGGTGACGAATCGCAGGTATTCGGCGTTGGTGACGGCGGTTTTCGCGAGCAGGAATGCGTGGACCGGAACGCCGTCCACCGGAATGTCGACCGTGTACAACGGCTGATAGCGACCAGCAGCGACGGGCAGCATGTCGGCGTGCGCTCCGGTGCGAGAGCGCCGTGATCCAGACGCCCGTGACGCGTGCTGTGCGCTGACCTCCGCCGCCAGCCCACAGAGCGCCATGCACAGTGCGAGCAGGCTGTGCTGACGGACGCATCGCCGCCGGAGGGGGCTCACGCTCTCACTCCTTCGGCAGCGGGCTGGTACGAACCTTCCGAACGTCGCCGACGGTGATGACGTCGGTCGCTGCATTGCCGAAGCTACTGCGTACGTACGTGAGGACGGCGGCAATGTCCGTATTGGAGAGTTCCAGGCTGGGCATGACACCGTTGTACGGTGTGCCGTTCACGGTAATCGCACCGTTCTTGCCGTGCATAACGACACGGATGGCACGCGCCCGGTCAGCCATCAAGTAGTCGCTCTTCGCCAGCGGTGGAAATGCGCCGGCGACGCCCTGACCGGCGGGCTGATGGCATGCGGCGCAATTGGCCTTGTAGACATGCTCGCCGCGAGCCAACAGCTCAGCGCGTGGCAATTCACGCTCGGCCGCCAGGTTCGTGTCGACCGAGACAGCCTGGATGGCGCCCCCCTCCGGCAGATACACCACGTCATGCTGCTTTCCCGAGTACGTGCCGGCCACCGCTGCGCCCGAGACGTTGATCATGCCGAGCGCCCCCTTGTTGAACGCGCGAAAGATCGAGTGATCCACGAAAATGAGATCGCCCGGCACGTCGAGCTTCATCTCCACGATGGCGGCACCACCGGCGGGGACCAGAGTGGTCTGCACGTTCTGCTGGTTGACCATGGTGCCTCCCTCACCGTAGACACGATTGAAGATCTCGCCAATCACATGGAAGCTCGAGATGTGATTCGGACCACCATTGCCGACGTATATCCGGACGGTCTCGCCGACGTTCGCCTGCAACGCGTTCTTCCCGGTGACCGCGCCGACAGATCCGTTGAAGACGACGTAGTCCGGGTCCTCATGCAGTGCCTTCTCCATGTCAAAGGCCTGGAGCCCTGCAGCGCCGTAGCGCCCCGTCGTGTAAAACTCACTCTGGAGCACGTAGAACTCACGGTCCACGGCCGTGAGGCCAGCCTTCGGCTCGACCAGGATCAGGCCGTACATGCCGTTGGCGATGTGCATGCCCACTGGCGCAGTCGCGCAGTGGTAGATGTAGAGTCCTGGGTTGAGCGCCGAGAAGGTGAATTGCGAACTGTGCCCCGGGACCGTCAGCGACGACGCCGCACCGCCGCCCGGTCCCGTCACGGCGTGCAGGTCGATGTTGTGCGGCATCACGCTGGTCGGATGGTTGTTGAGGTGGAACTCCACCTCGTCCCCTTCACGGACACGCATCATTGGACCAGGCACGCTGCCGCCGAAGGTCCAAAACGTGTACTCCACACCGTCTGCCAGCCGACGCTTGATCTCGCGTGTTTCGAGGTTGATCACGACATGCGCGGGCGTCTTCCTCGCGATGGCCTTGGGCACACTGGGCGCGAATGCCACGGTGAGCGTCTCCACGG contains:
- a CDS encoding transposase is translated as MHSRTAWHRPGPAANQTAPRTRIREIAHARPRYGATGVGILQRREGGGQVNKKRTHRLYSSEGLQGAVAGQASGTAVQPRSRAAAGSTGAWISSLTS
- a CDS encoding cupin domain-containing protein is translated as MTLIALGAGGGMPEHHADGPIGIHVLEGSIRLQVGEDEYLLDTGALLSLPKSVVHSVSSAEGASFLLTVALPVPVG
- a CDS encoding alginate export family protein; its protein translation is MAQPPARSDSNERTAPAAPRHAHPDFRNLRFDEDWTEVTRSRGVGDAIKAMPVTPGGALTLTLGGQVRWREEFVRGFTLRDLDDDHSQSRLLVSADLRVGRGNGLRARAFVEGRDAQSYGRTLPGGAGPSDKDRHDVQNLFGEVGYGPSFLRLGRQEIAINRERMFGVPDWANTRRGSQGTHLQLTRGALTLELLDVRPVVVRQILKNRADTAARVHMVSVGSSASAVPLARGLPAVWQGYVIEQRLRAPASATKRVTVGGRTVWRASDTSGRHQYSLELESAIQRGSSGINPLRAWFWVAEFSVEWRRVHGVPSLALGVEEASGERSSSPTVREGFVTLYPAAHAHGGYADVIGRTNMREVHLIGTWAPLRTLSLRGAAYHFARLSLEDGAWTKQNTVFRAADGSTARHVADEVDLTGSWRVTRHLVAIAGGAVLRPGAFLTGTAAGARTERWSFVGSAFTF
- a CDS encoding SCO family protein, producing the protein MLLTLIFAVLVRPVWAQQSARRDRGSTPVPGSLYALDAMWTTERGVTMPLRDLRGDVVVLAMVYTSCTMTCPLLTNEMLAVQRALPPATRGRVRFVLASFDPARDSTAALRAYVAKMALDERWLAMRASAADVRQLAVLLGVRYRALPTGDFEHSNIISVLDPHGVRIFQTERVPVDRPALVGAVMRAMLPSPADRVPQR
- a CDS encoding formylglycine-generating enzyme family protein, whose product is MLPVAAGRYQPLYTVDIPVDGVPVHAFLLAKTAVTNAEYLRFVTEKPQWRRSRVNSIVADASYLRHWSGDLILGGHVRPDAPVVNVSWFAASAFAAWADARLPTMAEWELAAGRFRHAVGPRLQQLNTRVLALNGVAQAPLPAVGGGMISDDGITDLHGVVWEWVDDFNGVVASGESRGGAGGGEAGLFCAGGAAFSTDPSNYAAFMRYAVRGSLHGSYTLSTLGFRVARDSSRPRQEQW
- the nirK gene encoding nitrite reductase, copper-containing, giving the protein MLAVGCGTPASADPNPLADRPSGALPVETLTVAFAPSVPKAIARKTPAHVVINLETREIKRRLADGVEYTFWTFGGSVPGPMMRVREGDEVEFHLNNHPTSVMPHNIDLHAVTGPGGGAASSLTVPGHSSQFTFSALNPGLYIYHCATAPVGMHIANGMYGLILVEPKAGLTAVDREFYVLQSEFYTTGRYGAAGLQAFDMEKALHEDPDYVVFNGSVGAVTGKNALQANVGETVRIYVGNGGPNHISSFHVIGEIFNRVYGEGGTMVNQQNVQTTLVPAGGAAIVEMKLDVPGDLIFVDHSIFRAFNKGALGMINVSGAAVAGTYSGKQHDVVYLPEGGAIQAVSVDTNLAAERELPRAELLARGEHVYKANCAACHQPAGQGVAGAFPPLAKSDYLMADRARAIRVVMHGKNGAITVNGTPYNGVMPSLELSNTDIAAVLTYVRSSFGNAATDVITVGDVRKVRTSPLPKE